The Syngnathus acus chromosome 2, fSynAcu1.2, whole genome shotgun sequence genomic interval TCCAAGATACACTGAAGTGAAAGTACAACAACGCCAGCTAACAACAACATGATCAAGAGCTTCTGCTTAGGTTTGCTGTAATCACAAATTCAATATACTGTAAATTTATAGTTTTTATCACCGTATTATGTGCAAGCCGCTTTGGAGCGGTGATGCGCCCTCCAGAGGGTTCACAGCAAGCTATCGAGGTTCTTCTCTGCCTTCTCCGTTGTCGCTGGGCTCTCCGGAGGACTGTATAGATTTTGATAATCACGCAGGATGGTGACCACATCATGGTGGCCGAAGTGAACCGCCTCGTCCATCGGCGTATTGCCCCACCTGCGGCACAAGTCATCAGAAACAGCACGGCAAAATACTATGTGGCAAAAAGCAATCttattttgttacattttatGATTTCCAATCTAGATTTAAAACTTGCATTAATCAAGGTATTTGACAGCATTTCattaacaaaattattttcttgcgATGTGCACTCTTACTAATTTGATGTcaaatttactttttattgCTCTCCTTTACTTTAAGTGTATTCTTTTGCCTTTAAATGTTCTATTTCGTCTTTAACTATGTGAAGCACATTGtatcaaatgaaatggaatgtATATACGAACAGAACTTCAATAATGattcaatgaaaataaaattgccgTGCTCGTGAGGTACTTTGAACTGTTCACCTGTCTCTGGGGACCGAGTTGACCTTGCAGGCTTCGAGCAAAAAGCGAACCACCTCGGCGTGGCCTGAAAGACAATCAAAACCCAACACGTACAATATCAGCTTCCAAAGATTGAAACTGTGGGATCCAAAAGTCGTTTGAGCTTCACCTTCGGCCGCAGCCACGTGCAGAGCCGTCCTGGAGTCGTAGTCCCTCTGCTCCATGTCCATGGACGACAAGGCAAACCTGCAGTGGCAAAACGCAGATTGAGAAGGGATACGAGACAAACAGAAGCCAGATATCTTGACGCGACGGAGTACCTCCTCAGGGCAGACACGTCTCCGGTATAGGCAGCAAACAACAGATTGATCACAGACTTCACCTGAAAGGATCCAAGGGGCCCAATTTAGCAAGTTGACGACGGGCGCAATTGGATAATGGATAATTTTCCAGCAAGTGGCAGCGCAGAGCTCAACCGGGACTTGTCAGCACTCACCCTCTGATCGCCTCCCTCCCTGCGAGGATCCAGTTTCTTTGCAAAGTGTCTCAGATTATCATAGTTGTGAAAGTTGAAGAGGGAAACCAGGTCCTGCGACAAGATGACATAATCACCACGTTGGTAAAAAGAAGTCGTTTTGTGCATTGAATTGGCAGTGGACGCCATTGCGGCgttgcagaaataacagccaatttaaaaaaaaattaatgtcatgttttgtttcagaGAGCTACACTATTGGTTAATTTGCATGTGTTGggtgttatttttacaaactATTTTGTaactattttctattttttggaAACTTGCTTATTTatgtcattcatttgtttttcggGGGGATTAATATTATCCAATGTGTGAAGTTGCAAAACTGCCTAATAAAGCAGATTTGCAAATTTGGTTTACCGTGCAGAACTGAATGCCTCGGACACTGTTGCCGAGCTTGTCGAGAGGCGGAGACCAGCACATGACGCCCATGACGTTTGGAACCACAAGCAGGATGCCGCCGGCCACACCCGATTTCGCCGGGAGGCCCACCTGAAACCGGTTGGAGATCAGGTGAGCTGGACCGCACCACATCGCGcaccaaatgtgttttctcaAACTCAAAACTGGGATTGATTGATAATCTCTAGATGAACATATTTGCTTTGTTGTACTGAACCataaatttagtttttttttttttttgtccccacTGAGATAAATGTCTCAGTGGGAGCTGGAGACTTGATGCACGTGGGACTCCCATTTTGTGTTCTTGAtgaaaacgagtttgacagcGCGACTCACGTGGAAAGCAAACTGTCCGGAGAAATCGTACATCCCACACGAGTGCATCAGGCTGAGGGTGTCGCGCACGGCCTCGGGGCTCAGCACGCGCTCTCCTGTGATGGGACAGAAGCCGCCGTTGGCCAGGGTTGCCGCCATTACGCTGGCACTCTCACAGGTCACCTCAATGGAGCACAACTGGCAGGGCGACAAACGCAACGTCACCGTGTCGCTCCGGAGACCCTTAGCCGCCGCTCATCTTTTACCTGGAAGTAGAAGTCCAAGATGGATGTCATGTCCGTTCCTTCGGGAAAACACTGCaaggacaaaaaataaaaaaataacagtgtGTAATTGCTGTTTCTTGCTAAacggatttattttttatttgggtaGAAAAttggcatcattttttttcccacccttACTGGTTTTCAGTTTTTTCACCGAATGGACAATAATTGAATACACTCAAATAATTGGTGGCTTTGATAGTAAGGGgcaaaatattattaatgCAGCCATTGTTGTTGAACATGTGCGAGGGGATTTTGGACCAATTGCAATTTACTCATTTACTTAATCGGCCAATGACAAATCAGCGGCAGTAATCAAGACAGTAGGTGACGAGTGCACAAATGGGAGTGGCAGTTTTGTTCGGGGAGAAGATGGATGGCGGTGAAAGTTGACCGATGGAATTCACGTAGAAGTTCTCTCTGACCTTCTTTTCCTTCAGATAGTAGCCGATAGCAAAGTTTCTGTCTCCGGACTCCCGCTCAGACTGGAACCTGTGAAACACAGCGCAGGGATTACCTTTTTGtcgattttatttgtattttgacgCGCCGATGAACTCACGTGGCGTTGCTGAAGCCGACATACTCGTTTCCTGCCAGTTTGTTCATGAAGTTCATGACCTGCAGAGTTAGCGAGTAAGTTGTGTAAGTACACTGGTACTTTCACTTAAATAtatcccccccccttttttttttttatacttatGAACTGTGATTTTTGTTGCTCTTGCTTTGTGTCGCAAGCCAAATTTGAGGAACTAGTGGAATTCAGATTTGCTGCAACTTCCGAGAATCATTGCTTGGAAATGCAAGCGttgaacttttttctttttttttttaaaaagtggtaGTAATAAATGCTGGTGGTGATACTCACGTAGTCAAACTTCTCAGCATTGCTGGCTCCTTGCTGTTACATACAAACAACACATTCACAATTTTTATTAAGATTGTCAGTCTCAAGCCTAaacaattgtcttttttttcctcaggttTAAACCGAACGCCATTTTTAGTTTGTACAGCAGGGGGCGCCTTTGAGTGTGCAATTCAAGGTGACGACGTTGAGAGAATCTGTGCGTGCATGCACACGCATGTGTCCGAGTTCTCCTGCTTTCCGCCAAATCCCCTTTCAGCACGATTATAAACGTAATCTGCACTAATCTCACATTTCTGGAAAAATTGCCAAAGTAACTCAATTGAAATCAACGTTGCTGTTGTCTGTTGTGTTACCTTGATGAGAGAAGTACAGACGATGGCGCCGGCATTCACCATGGGGTTGTGAGGTTTGTCTGCAAACACACAGAGATCTCAACTCTTACAGAAGTGACGTTGAATTTGCGcatttgaaaagcaaaacaactccagctcagaggaaaaaacgGAAATCCACAGGCCGCTTGGCACACGTGACCTACTTTTTGACTGACAGCACATATTGTATTGGTGCTCACGTGAAATCtctttttggtcattttggatAAAAGTTTTAAAACCGAATGAGTCAGTCAACATCCGTGCTAAGCGCTCGTCCGGCGTGCTGCCCCCATCAATAATTGATCCCGCCTCCAGAAACGGCTCCTCTTTTTGCGTCAGTGTGCTTCCTCACCGTCGTCGCTCAAGAAGAGCTTGTTGAAGCGCAGGCCGCTGGGCTCTTTGCCGATGAAGCGGTGCACGTAGTCGGTGCCGTGGTCGTGGACGGCGATGGCGTATTTCAGCGGCTTGACGCAAGACTGCAGGCAAAAGGGCACCTTGGTGTCTCCCACCGTGTGCCTGCAACAAAGGCGCATTAAGCTCTGTGTTTTTTGCGTGGCAGTTGTTTGACAGTTTTGTTGCCATATCACAAAGTCAAAATGTACCTTTGACCGTCGACGGTGCACAAGGAGACGGCCCACAAGTCCGGGCTGAAGCGCGCAAGCTGGGGAATGTAGTCGGCCACCTGCAGGAAGAGTTCCCGGTGAGCTATTCACGTGACAAGCCTCGGCCAGCCCGGTCCCTCACCTGCCCTCCTGACATGTTCTTTGCTTTGTCGTACAGTTCGTTCATGTGGCGGCAAAACGGTTGGAAGTCGGGAATGACGAATTTCTTCCGAAAGGCTTGAGTGAGCAGCACAATGTTGCTCTGCACACATCTGcgcacaaaagaaaacatgccgCATTCAAAATGGCTTATGATGCATTTCTTTGCACTGCTTAAGTTAACTCGCAAGtctttgacatgttttttttttttttcttcttccagagCCCACTTGACCCCATTGACCTTTGCTTATCATGAGGGGGGCGGTCCTGTCCCAAGCAAATGAACCATTACGAAGGCCAACACAAGCTAATGCTTTCAC includes:
- the LOC119132202 gene encoding glutaminase kidney isoform, mitochondrial-like isoform X2, which codes for MFHFRPTAVLKEIIQRQLKRHLAGGVHALPAAGYRSRSPVTAAATQQHAARSFCSKADGHNEGNKDSATEQKAGILPSLEDLLFYTIAEGQEKIPAHKFTTALKATGLRTGDPRLKECMEMLKVTMKTTSDGALDKHLFKKCVQSNIVLLTQAFRKKFVIPDFQPFCRHMNELYDKAKNMSGGQVADYIPQLARFSPDLWAVSLCTVDGQRHTVGDTKVPFCLQSCVKPLKYAIAVHDHGTDYVHRFIGKEPSGLRFNKLFLSDDDKPHNPMVNAGAIVCTSLIKQGASNAEKFDYVMNFMNKLAGNEYVGFSNATFQSERESGDRNFAIGYYLKEKKCFPEGTDMTSILDFYFQLCSIEVTCESASVMAATLANGGFCPITGERVLSPEAVRDTLSLMHSCGMYDFSGQFAFHVGLPAKSGVAGGILLVVPNVMGVMCWSPPLDKLGNSVRGIQFCTDLVSLFNFHNYDNLRHFAKKLDPRREGGDQRVKSVINLLFAAYTGDVSALRRFALSSMDMEQRDYDSRTALHVAAAEGHAEVVRFLLEACKVNSVPRDRWGNTPMDEAVHFGHHDVVTILRDYQNLYSPPESPATTEKAEKNLDSLL
- the LOC119132202 gene encoding glutaminase kidney isoform, mitochondrial-like isoform X1; this translates as MFHFRPTAVLKEIIQRQLKRHLAGGVHALPAAGYRSRSPVTAAATQQHAARSFCSKADGHNEGNKDSATEQRRKAGILPSLEDLLFYTIAEGQEKIPAHKFTTALKATGLRTGDPRLKECMEMLKVTMKTTSDGALDKHLFKKCVQSNIVLLTQAFRKKFVIPDFQPFCRHMNELYDKAKNMSGGQVADYIPQLARFSPDLWAVSLCTVDGQRHTVGDTKVPFCLQSCVKPLKYAIAVHDHGTDYVHRFIGKEPSGLRFNKLFLSDDDKPHNPMVNAGAIVCTSLIKQGASNAEKFDYVMNFMNKLAGNEYVGFSNATFQSERESGDRNFAIGYYLKEKKCFPEGTDMTSILDFYFQLCSIEVTCESASVMAATLANGGFCPITGERVLSPEAVRDTLSLMHSCGMYDFSGQFAFHVGLPAKSGVAGGILLVVPNVMGVMCWSPPLDKLGNSVRGIQFCTDLVSLFNFHNYDNLRHFAKKLDPRREGGDQRVKSVINLLFAAYTGDVSALRRFALSSMDMEQRDYDSRTALHVAAAEGHAEVVRFLLEACKVNSVPRDRWGNTPMDEAVHFGHHDVVTILRDYQNLYSPPESPATTEKAEKNLDSLL